The genomic interval ACGATGCGCCGATGCTGCAGTACATTTAAGATCGGCGCCGAAGGCGACGATCCTGGCCGCCCCCCGCGGGGGCGGCCATTCCGTTGGGGGGCAATGCCGTTGAAGCCTTTAAATCCGACTACTTGCTCACGTTCCTAGGCGATCCGCGGCGAAGCCGCGAGGCGGCCTAGGCCTTGACAAATCCAGGGCATCTGCTATAATCACTGTGTCACGGAGCGGGAGAAGTCTATCCCGCGCACCCCGTGGCTTTTTTTTTGATCGAGAAGCGACCATGACCATCATATCGAGACTATCGAAACGAGACCACCGCAACCCGGCGTCGTTTACGCCGTGCATGCGGGGCGTCAGCCCTTTGTCACCGCGCCTTATGCGCGGAACCGAGCAAGCTGGTCGCATGGGCATGGGAGCCCTCTCTATGTAGAGAACCTTTTCGGCCGTTCGTCTCGAAAAGCGACCCATGCTCGAAGTTCGGAGCGTGGGTTTTTTGTTTTTAGGGCTCGTGGTGTAACGGCAACACGCCGGCCTTATAAGCCGGTCAACACGCTCTCCTGATTAGAGAGTCGATGGAGGTTCGATTCCTCCCGGGCCTACAGGTTCGACGTTCGCACGGCGGCCATGTTGTAAAGGCAGCAAGAGAGGCTGTGATCCTCTAGGTACCGGTTCGAATCCGGTTGGTCGCCCCAGATGTGAGCCGCGGAAGCTGAAAAGGCATAGCGTCCGGTTGAAAACCGGGAGGTCTCCGTTCGATTCGGAGCCGCGGCGGATCTAGCCGGTGAAGCTTTAGAAGATGAGCACCGGTCTTTTAAACCGGGGAACCGGGAGCGTTACCCGGCGCCGGCACGATACGAGACGCGAGACGGGCCCGAAGCTTTAGCAGATGAGCACCGGTCTCTTAAACCGGGGAACCAGGCGCGATACCTGGCGGACCCAGATTTCCAGTTCTTTGACAATGTCGAGCGATATTAAAGAGCGCGACCCCCGAAGGGGGTCGACGCTGCCTCGACAACCAACTATTGAAGGGGTCCAAATTGATGCGAGGTCGCCGCGCAAGTGACGGCGCGACAACTCCGCATCGGCCGGCCGCGTCAGCGGCTCGCGGGCTTCGGCTCCCGCCCCCTTCTCGATTTTCGTCGTCATGGTAGGGGTCCGAATGGACGAGGAGCTTCACTTGAAATGAAGTAGGCGGCCATGCCGCTTGGGGGTTCGATTCCTCTCCCTACCGCCGATCGCGCAGCCTCGTGGCGTAATGAAGCGCGGGACCCTTCTAAGGTCCAAGTCCGGGTTCGACTCCCGGCGAGGCTTTTCGATTCGGGGTCGTGGTGAAACTGGATCACGGGACGCTCGCATCGTCCAGTCCCGGGGGCGGCACCCGGCGGCTCCACCTTTGACCGGGACTATCCTCAAGGATATTCGTGTCCGGATATTTTTCGCGGGGTCATCCCCCCGCAGTCTGCCCTCGCCGGGCCGAGGACCCGGCGAGGGCGGGGGCCGTCGGGTTTCTGGCTGCGAAACCGAAGAGACGAGGTGCTGGATCGTCGATCCAGTCGAAGCGGGTTCGAGTCCGACTCCCGCAGCCTTTGCCTTCGTGGTGAAATGGCAATCACCTCCCGCTTCGAACGGGAAGTTCCGGGTTCAACTCCTGGCGAGGGCTCCAATCCCCGGTGGCGTAACGGTAGCGTGTCTCTCCTACAAAGAGAAGGACCTTGTTCGATTCAAGGCCGGGGAACCATTTTCCGGGTTAAGCGTTACGGAAGCGTACTCCCCTCGGACGGGAGAGGCGGGGGTTCGACGAACGGATGGCCTTCGGCTCCCTCAACCCAGACCATATCGCCGATGTAGTCCAACGGCAGAGGCACCGCGGTCAGAACGCGGCTAGTGCAGGTTCGAATCCTGCTATCGGCACCGATCGACGGCGGGAAGCGGTTCAGGGCAGCCGGGGAGTCTCATAAGCTCCTGATGGTGGGTTCGAGTCCCACTCCCGCTAATTTTCAGAATGATTCACGTCATTCACATTCACAACTGTCGTTGACGACAGTTCGCCTGTGAACAAAGTGGATGGTCGGATTCAGAATGGATGCACACCCCGTTCGTCTAAAAGAAGGATGTCCCGTTTTCAGCGGGAAGATGCGGTGGCAGGATCCGCACGGGGTAGACGGCCTCTTCGTCTAAAAAGGCAGGACGCCCGGCTCTCTACCGGGAAGCGGCGGAGCAGTACCGCCAGGGGTCACCAGTTTGGGCTCGTGATGAAATGGAAGACATCCGCGGTCGAGAACCGCGGGCGCGAGACGCGCGTGGGGGTTCGATTCCCTCCGGGCCCAGCAGATTTGACGGGAGCGGCGCGCCCGCCGATGGTGAAGCGCGTACCGTGAGGATCGTCAAATGTCGGGGGTTCGACTCCCCCCTCCCGCAAGGGTGTAGCTCAGGTGGTAGAGCAACGCGATCATAACGCGTCAGACAAAAAAGCTCCGTCGTCACGGAGATCCCGCGGAAGTTCGCGACGGAAGAAGGGCTATGCGCGAGGCGAGAAGGTTCGCCGAGCCCGCCCGGAGGCCGGGGGTCGACGGCGACGACGGGGCCGATTCGAAGTGAAAACGGAAAAGAGAGGTGATGCGCATGCTGTTCGTACGACTGCAGGTGATGGAGTACCAGAAGGCCGTCGTGTTCGCGGACGGCCGGCTGGAGAAGACGCTGGGTCCGGGCCGGTACATCCTGACCAAGTACTTCCCGCGGCGCGAGGCGTATCTGTTCGACGTGCGCCTGACGTCGCTGGCGGTGACGGGTCAGGAGATACTGACCAAGGACAAGATGCCGGTCCGCATGAACCTGACGGCGCTGTACCGGCTGCAGGATCCGGCGAAGGCGGTGACGAAGGTCCAGGCGTACACGACGTATCTGTACGAGCAGCTGCAGCTGGCGGCTCGGGCGATCGTGGCGGACCTGACGCTGGACGAGCTGCTGGCGAAGAAGACGGCGCTGACCGACGAGCTGACGGACAAGGTCCGACCGCTCGCGGCGGAGGCCGGCCTCGAGCTGGCGTCGTGCGGCGTGAAGGACGTCGTGCTCCCGGGCGAGATCAAGAACCTGATGATCAAGTCGGTGGAGGCCGAGCAGGCGGCGAAGGCCGCGCTGATCACGGCTCGCGAGGACCTGGCGGCGACGCGGGTCCGCGCGAACACGGCCAAGCTGTACGCGGACCCGGCGATGCTCCGGCTCAAGGAGCTGGAGATCATGGCCGAGTTCGCGAAGAAGACGGGCAACACCTTCATGTTCGGCCAGGCGCCGTTCCTGAAGGCGCCGTAAAGCCCGCCGCGGGACGCCGCGGCGGGTTCCTCACCCGCCGCCATAGCTCAAAAGTAGAGCTCCCGCCTCGTAGCCGGGAGACCTCGGCGCGATACCGAGTGGCGGCTACGATTTTCGCCTGTTATCCTAAGAGTAAAGAGGAAGCCATGCCGATCAAGAAGATCGTGGACGCGCGCGTGCCGGTGAAGATCTGGGCCGACGACGTCGAGCCGGACGCGCTCAAGCAGCTCAAGAACATCGCCGCCCTGCCGTTCGTGTTCAAGCACGTGGCGGCGATGCCGGACGTGCACCTGGGCAAGGGCGCGACCGTCGGCTCGGTGATCGCGACCGAGAACGCCGTCGTGCCGGCCGCCGTCGGCGTGGACATCGGCTGCGGCATGTGCGCGGTGAAGCTCGAGGGCGTGACGTCCTCGCGCCTGGAAGGGAAGCTGGCGGAGCTGCGCTCCAACATCGAGCGCGCGGTCCCGGTCGGGTTCCATGAGAACCGTGACCCGGACGCTTATAGCCGGAATTGGGCGCGCTGGGCCGATTTCGGAGGGCTTCACGAGCGCGTGCAGGGGCTGAAAGGGAAGGCCCTGCGCCAACTCGGCTCGCTCGGCGGCGGGAACCACTTCATCGAGGTGTGTCTCGACTCCGCGGACGGCGTCTGGGTGATGCTCCACTCCGGCTCGCGCAACATCGGAAAGAGCCTCGCGGAGCATCACATCGACTCGGCCAAGGGGCTGATGCGGAAGATGTTCGTGTCCCTCCCGGACCCGGACCTCGCCTACTTCGCCGCCGGGACCCCGGAGTACGACGCGTACCTGCGCGACCTGCGCTGGGCGCAGGACTACGCCCTGATGAACCGCGAGGTGATGATGGGGCGGGTCCTCGAGCAGGTAGGCCGCGCCGTCGGGGTCGAGCCGAAGGCGGAGCTGTCGGTGAACTGCCATCACAACTTCGCGGCGATGGAGCATCACTTCGGGCGCGACGTGCTCGTGACCCGCAAGGGGGCGGTGCGCGCGCGTAAGGGAGACATGGGCATCATCCCGGGCTCGATGGGGACGAAGTCCTACATCGTGCGCGGAAAGGGCGAGCCGGAGTCGTTCGACTCGTGCTCGCACGGGGCGGGACGCCGGATGTCCCGGAACGAGGCTCGGCGGCGCTTCGGGACCGCGGACCTGCGCAAGCAGACCGAGGGCGTGGAGTGCCGCAAGGACGAGGGGGTCGTCGATGAGATCCCGGCCGCCTACAAGCCGATCGAGCGGGTCATGGCGGACCAGAGCGACCTCGTCGAGATCGTCGCGGAGATCAAGCAGGTCCTCTGCGTGAAGGGCTGACGCCGGACCGCGAGTATAGCCCGCGAAGTCCGGTCTTGACAGGCCCCCCGCGTCCGAACACACTATGCCGTGCGCAAGAGCCGCCTCGCCTTCGCCGCCGGAGCGGCTGCCGTCGCCTTCCTCTGGTGGGCCGCGACCTCGCGCAAGCCCGCGCCGGACGCGCGGACCTTGCTCGTCGAGCGGACCGAAACGGCGCCCCGGGCGCCGCGGGTGGAGCCGGAGCCGCCCGCGCCCGCGCCGGAGACCCCGCCGGCGGAGCTCACGCCGCCGGAGCCGGTCCTCACGCAGTCGGCCCAGCGCCGCTTCTCGAGCCCGGCCTCGCAGGCCGCCGCCGGAGGCATCGCCGGCGCCGAGGCCGCGGAAGGGCCGCCCGCCGCGGGCCTCGGCGGCGGGGTGAACCTGCCGGGCGGCTACGACGCCCCGACGGCGAGCGTCGGGCGGTTCGCGCCCCCGCCGGGTCCGCGGGAGACCGCCGCCGCTCCGGGGGTCTCGCCCGCCCCGGGCGCCGGTCCGGACGCCTCTCCGGAGACCCGGGAGGCCGCGGACCGGAGGGCGGCCGCGGAAGAGGACGATGGTCCCTCCGCGGCCCAGGCGCCGGGAGACCGGAAGGTGACCGGCGCGGCCGCGGGGCTGGTCACCGCCGCGCGCGACCTCAAGTCGCGCGGCGACGCCGCCGCGATGCGGGAGAACGCGAGCCTCGAGAAGGGGCTGATGCGCCAGATCGAGGCCGACGGCAAGATGGACGCGGGGATACGCAAGGCGATCTCCGACATCCAAAGCTCGGGGCGCCCCGTCACCATGGAGGAGGTGACCGAGGCCGCGGAGGAAGTCCTTCAGGCCAACGGCCTCACGCACGACGACGTGGACCTGCCGACGGCCATCGCCCGCGCCTCGGCACCCCCGCCCCCCGAGGTCCCGCGCGCCGCGTACCTCGACGCCGTGCGGGCCATCGTGTCCGTGCCCGCGCTCGACCCCGAGCAGAAGGTCGAGATCCAGAGGCTCGCCGACAAGCCCCCGCCCCCGCGCGCGCCGGCGCCGCGCGGGGCGCTCGACGCCTATCGCCGCCACAAGGACGTCCTCGACAAGGCGCACAAGGACTTCGGCGTGAAGCCCGAGCACATCCTCGGCATCCTCGGCGTGGAGACGGGCTGGGGCCGCAACACGGGGAAGTATCCCCTCCCGGCGACTTTGAAGGCCATCAGCGAGCGGACGGGGCCCGACGGCCGTCCCACGAAGCAGGCGCGGCAGGCCGGCCGGGACCTCGCCGCGCTCGCCCGCCTGTCGGCCCAAGGAAACCTCGGCGGCCTGAGCCCCGGCCAGGTCCGCGGCTCCTACGCCGGGGCGATGGGCATCCCTCAATTCCTGCCCACGAGCTGGGAGGCCCTCTCCCGCTCCCCCGACGGCGGCAAGCGCGATCCCTTCGAATTCGGCGACGCCGCCTACTCCGTGGGCAACTACCTTCGGGCGCACGGCTACTCCAAGAACGTCGCCGGTTCCATCTGGGGCTACAACCACTCCCAGGAATACGTGGACAAGGTCCTGGGGCTGTCCGCCAGCGTGAAGGCGAGCCTGCCGTCCGCGCCGTCCAAGTAGACTATTTCTTCTCGGCCGCGGGGATCGCGGGGACGGCCGGGGCCGCGGGCGCGGCGGTGCCGCCCCCGCCCATCGAGCCGCCGGACAAGCCCGCGCCCCCGTTGAGCCTGGAGAACGCGCCGGCGTTGAGGCGCGGCCGCACGAACTCCCTCTTCGCGGGCTTCGGCGCCGGCGCCGTCTCCGCGGCTTTCACGGGGGCGGGGGCGGCGGCCGCCTCGACCGGCGCATCCGCGACGGCCGGCGGCTCCGCCGAAGGCGGAGCCTGCTGGCGCATGTCGTCGTCGATCTTGAGCATGCCGATGCCCGACGCCGGCGCCGCGGCCGGGACGAGCGGCTTCGGCAGCGGCGGCGGGGCGGGCGGGGCCTCCAAGTCGCGCGCGGGGAACAGCTTGCGGTAATCCTTCGACGCCTCGGCGACCTCGGCCACGGCCTTCTGGGCGCGCCAGAAACGCCAGCCCGCCAGCACGATCATCGCGAGCAGGACCCCGAACAGGAAGACCTTCTTGGGATCCAGGGGCGGGACTTCTTCTTCGGGCTGGTCGAGGATGTTCTTCATGGCCGCAGTCTGAATTATAGCCCCGCGGCGGGATTAATCAAGGGCCGCCGCCGCCCCCCGCTCGAAGCGCGCGGCCAGCCCGCGTCGCCGCGCCTCCGGCAGGAACAGCGACCATATCCCGTTCCACGACAGCTCCAGCAGCTCCTCGGCGGAGAATCCCGCGTCCCGGGACAGCGCCTCGTACTCGTGGGCGAGGTCGATGCCGAACACGCCGGGGTCGTCGGTGCTGAGCGTCGTCAGCAGGCCTGCGTCCTTCCAGGCGCGCACCGGATGCTCCCGGTACGAGGCCACGGCGCCCGTCCTCAGGTTCGACGTGGGATTGACCTCCACGACGATCCCCCTCCGGACGAGCTCCCGGAGCAGGTCCGGACGCTCGCGCAGGATGATCCCGTGGCCGATCCGGTCCACGCCGATCTCGAGCGCGTCCTCGATCTCCCCTCCCCGCGGCGACTCGCCGGCGTGCGCGGTCAGACCGAGCCCCGCCGCGCGCCCGCGCCGCAGCCAGCCCCCGTACTCCGAGAGCCTCTCGTCCCCGGGGCCCGCGTCGGCCACGTCGAGCCCCACAACGCCGCGGCCCGCGTGCCGCACGGCCAGCTCCGCCATGTCCTCGTTCGCCTCGCGGTCCACGACGGAGAACGGCCGCAGCAGGCAGATGATCACGCCGCTGCTCACGCCGAAATCCTTTTCGCCTCGCGCGAGGCCGCGCAGGGCGGCCGAGAGGACCTCCTCCATCGGGAACTCCGCGGTCCTCTGCAGCGACGGGGCGAAGCGCGCCTCGACGTGCAGTATGTTCTGCCGCGCGCAGTCGCGCAGCATCTCGTAGGCGCTCAGCTCCACGGCCTCCGCCGTGCGGAGCAGAGGGTAGTAGGCGTGAAAGGCGTCGAGCACCTCGCCGAGGCTGGCACGCGGCTGGTCCACGACGACTTTCGCGCGGATCTCCTCCGCGCTCAGGCCGCGCAGCGGCGAGCCCGGGGCGGCGTCGGCGAGCCGGCGCACCGTCTCCGGCGACAGGGCCCCGTCCAGGTGCAGATGCGTCTCGACCTTGGGCAGCTCCGCGGCCAGGCGGGCCGTCCGCTCCGGGGTCCAGCGCCCGCGCCGGGCGGACTCGCGCAGCGCGAGGGGCAGTTCGGGCATGCGCGATCTTACCAATTGCGTCCGAGGCAATTTCTTTACATCTCCGATCCTCGAGGCGGAGCTACACTATCGATGAGAGCGGGGCCCCGACGAAAGGCCCCGTCCGGGGGGTGAGGTTATGGACCGCAAAGAGCGGGTGACCATCGACTGCCGGGACTATCCCGAGACGAAATGCTCCTTGTCCTTCAGCGGAACGGAGGACGAGGTGATGGAGATCGCGGAGTATCATGCGGTCAACAAGCACGGCTTCAAGAGTGAGCCGGGCCTGAGGGATCAGTTGCGTTCGATGATCAAGCGTGAGGCGTTCTCGCGGTGAAGAGCCGCGAGCAGGATGCCGGCGCGGGACCCTGCCGCGTCGGCCGCGTCGCGGTCAGCCCTTCCTCTTGAACGCGAACGGCCCGAACGCCTGCATCACCGGCATGATCTGGAGACGATTGACGTTGACGTGCCGGGGCAGGACGGCCGACCAGTAGATCGTCTCCGCGACGTCGTCCGCCGACAGCGGCTCGAGCCCCTTGTAGGGCGCGGCGGCCTGCGCGGCGTCGCCGTGGAAGCGCACGAGCGAGAACTCCGTCTCCGCGAGGCCGGGCTCGACGCTGGTCACGCGCACGTTGGACCCGAGCAGGTCCGCGCGCAGGTTCAGGCCGAACTGCTTGACGAACGCCTTGCTCGCGCCGTAGACGTTCCCGCCCGGATAAGGGAAATCCGCCGCCGTCGAGCCGAGCAGGATCACGTGCCCCTCGTCGCGCGCGACCATGCCGGGCAAGGTCGCCCGCACGGTGTACAGCAGGCCGTTGATGTTGGTCGCGACCATCGTGTCCCAGTCGTCGAGACTCGCCTCGTGCGCCGGCCCGAGGCCGAGCGCCAGGCCCGCGTTGGCGACGACCACGTTGATCTTCTTGAACTCCTTGGGCAGCGCGTCCAGCGCGGCCTCGGTCTGACGGCGGTCGCGCACGTCGAACACCGACGCGCAGCAGCGCCTGCCCAGGCTCTTCTTGAGGGCCTTGAGCCGGTCCTCGCGGCGGCCCGTCGCGATCACCTTAGCGCCCTCTTTGACGAAGCGGCGGCAGACGGCCTCGCCGAAGCCGGAGGTGGCGCCGGTGACGAGCACGGTCAGGGTCCTGGGATCGAGGGAGGATTTCATAGAGGTGCCCGCATATTACCAAATGGGACTTTTTGAGGGGCGGCGCGAAGTCTCGAGATACCACGACGCGGCCTACAGCCTCGACCCCGACGGGCACGTCCTCGCCTTCGCGACCGACGCCTGCAAGGGAAAATAAAAGGCCCCGCGGCGATGCGCCGCGGGGCCTTTCTTTCGAGCCTTCCGATTACTTGAGCTTGGCGAGCTCGGCCTCGAGCTCCTTGTAGTCGCGCTCCTTGGTGATGTCGCCCTCGACCTTCACGAAGGCCACGGTCCCGGCGGAGTTGACGAGCACGGTCGCGCGCTGAGAGATGTTGCCGCCCGGGTGGAACAGGCCGTAGGCCTTGATCGCGGCGCGGTGCATGTCGGCCAGGAGCGTGTGCTTCAGGCCCATCTGCGCCTTGTACGCCTTGTGCGACCACACGGAGTCGACAGAGATGCCGAACACCTGCGCGTACTTCTCGTAGCGCGAAAGGTCCTGGGAGAAGCACGCGTTCTCCTTGGAGCAGGTCGGAGAGAAGTCGAGCGGATAGAAGAACAGGGCGACGGGCTTCTTGCCCTTGAACTCGGAGAGCGTCCACTCCTTCTTCTCGGAATCGGGCAGCTTGAAGTCAGGGGCGACGGCTCCGACCTTAATCGGCGTCGTCTCGGGCGCGGCGGTGGCGGTGGTCATTTGTCGGTTTCTCCTGTTATCTTGGTGTCAGGCATTCCGCTTTTTTCACTTTGTCCGGCAAAGTGAAAAAAGCGGAATGCCTGACACCACCAGATTAGGCTTTGACGAGCTTGATCTCGAGCGGCTTGACGGTCGCGTTGCGGATGCTGACCTGAGCGGCGACTTTGCGGGCGGCTTCGCGGAGAGCCTTCGCGGGAGCCGAATCGGGGTGGGACAGGACGATGGGCGTGCCGTCCTCGCTCGCCTGGCCGACCTTGGGATCGAGGGGGATGGCGCCCAGGAGGTCGATGCCCCAGTTCTTCTTGAGGGCGGCCGAGCTGCCTTCGGCGAAGATCTTGCTCTCCTTGGAGCAGTGCGGGCAGATGAAGCCGGACATGTTCTCGATCGCGCCGAGGATGGGCACGTTGAGCTTCTTGAACATCGCCACGGCCTTGCGCACGTCGGAGAGGGCGATCGACTGCGGCGTCGTCACGATGACGGAGCCCGCGATCGGCACGGTCTGGCACAGGGTGAGCTGGACGTCGCCGGTGCCCGGCGGGAGGTCGAGGACGAGGTAGTCGAGCTCGCCCCACTTCACGTCCTTGAGGAACTGGGTGATGGCGCCGTGCAGCATCGGGCCGCGCCAGATGACCGGGGCGTCGGGGTCCATGAGGAAGCCCATGGACATGACCTTGACGCCGTGGTTCACGGCGGGCTCGATCTTGTTGTCGCCGTCGGCCATCGGCTTGTAGCCGGAGACGCCCATCATCTGCGGCTGGTTCGGGCCGTAGATGTCCGCGTCTAGAAGGCCGACCCGTGAGCCCTCCATAGACAACGCAACTGCGACGTTCGAGGCCACGGTGGACTTGCCCACGCCGCCCTTGCCGGCGGCGACGGCGATCAGGTTCTTGATGCCGGGCGGCAGGATGTTCTCGAGGCGCATGTCCTTCCTCACGGACGCGGTCATGTTGATCTTGACCGACTTGACGCCCGCGACCCTCTTGACCGCCTCCTCCGCCTCGAGCTGCATCATGCCCTTGAGCGGACAGGCGGGGGTGGTGAGCACGTAGTCGAAGCTCACCACCCCCCCTTCCACGACGAGGTTCTGCACCATGCCGAGCGTCACGATGTCCTTGTGGAGCTCCGGCTCGATGCACGTCGACAACGCCTTCAAAACCTCGTCTTTCATGGACATAAAGCTCCTCACATCAGGAACAGCATCTCGCGGTACTTCGGAAGCGGCCACGTGGCGGCCGGCATCAGAAGCTCGAGCCCGTCGACCTCGACGCGGATCTTGTCGAAGTAGGGCTTGACCTTCTCGCAGTACGCGAGGGCCTTCTTCTCGACGTCGGCCTCCGCGTCGGCCTTGGCCAGCGCGGCCTGGAGATCGTCGACGCCGGTCAGCGCCCGCTCCACCTTCTCCGAGATCGAGCGCAGCAAAGACGCCTGGGCCGGCGCGTTGATGCCGTTCGACGAGAGCGAGGCCAAGGTCTTCGACAGCTCGTTCTGGTACTCGACGACGGCCGGGACGAACAGGGTCCCCGTCATCTCGAGGATCAGCTTGGCCTCGATGTCGATGTCCTTGGCGTACTTCTCGAGGAGGATGTGGTAGCGGGAGTGCGTCTCCTCCTCGGTGAGCACGCCGAGCTTGGCGAACAGGGCGACGGACTTCTTCAGCGCGAAGCCCTTGAGGGCCGCGGGCGTGGTCTTCTGGTTCGGCAAGCCGCGCTTCTCGGCTTCCTTGACCCACTCTTCCGAGTAGTTGTTGCCCTCGAAGCAGACCGCCTTCGATTCCGCGTAGTACTGGCGCAGGACGCTCGTCACGGCTTCCTTGAGGGTCTTGCCCTTCTTGAGCGCCGCGTCGATGTCCTTCTTCGTCGCGATGAGCTGGCCCGCGACGATGGTGTTGAGGGTCGACATCGGGATGGCGTTGTTCGCGGACGCGCCGACGGCGCGGAACTCGAACTTGTTGCCGGTGAAGGCGAAGGGCGAGGTCCGGTTGCGGTCGGTGTTGTCCTTGATGACCGCCGGGATGTGGTCGATGCCCAGCGAGATCCACTGCGGGTCGGTCCCCTTCGAGGTCACGCCCTTCTCGAGGTCGTTGAGGACGCTCGTGAGCTGGGCGCCGAGGAAGATCGACATGATCGCCGGCGGGGCCTCGTTCGCGCCGAGGCGGTGGTCGTTGCCGGAGGAGGCGATCGCCGCGCGCAGCAGCAGTCCGTGCGTGTGGACGGCCTTGATGATCGAGACCAGGAAGGTCAGGAACTGCAGGTTCTCGTGCGGCGTCGCGCCCGGCGAGAGCAGGTTTTTACCGGTATCGGTCCCAAGAGACCAATTATTGTGCTTACCCGACCCGTTGACGCCCGCGAAGGGCTTCTCGTAGGTCAGCGCGGCGAGACCGTGGCGCTCCGCGACCCGCTTCATGATGTCCATGACGAGCTGGTTGTGGTCGACGGCGACGTTGGCTTCCTCGAAGACGGGGGCGCACTCGAACTGATGCGGGGCGACCTCGTTATGGCGCGTCTTCAGCGGGATGCCGAGCTTGAAGCACTCGCTCTCGAAGTCCGTCATGAAGGAGAGTACCCGGTCCTTGATGGCGCCGAAGTAATGATCCTCGAGCTGCTGGCCCTTCGGGGAGGAGGCCCCGAACAAGGTGCGGCCGGCGAGAAGGAGGTCGGGGCGCGCGTCGTAGTACTCCTTGTCGATCAGGAAGTACTCCTGCTCGGCGCCGAGCGTCGCGACGACCTTCTTCGCGTCGCTCGAGAACAGAGACAGGACGCCGAGCGCCGCGTTGTTGAGCGCGGTGATCGAGCGCAGCAGCGGGGTCTTCGTGTCCAAAGCGTGCCCGGTGTACGAGACGAAGCAGGTCGGGATGCACAAGGTCGAGCCGGTCTCTCCCTCGAGGATGAACGCGGGCGAGGTCGGATCCCACGCCGTGTAGCCGCGCGCCTCGAACGTCACGCGCAGGCCGCCCGACGGGAACGAGGACGCGTCCGGCTCCGCCTGGGTGAGCATCGCGCCGGTGAAGGTCTCGAGGACCTTGCCGTGGCCGGTCGGGTCGATGAACGCGTCGTGCTTCTCGGCGGTGG from Elusimicrobiota bacterium carries:
- a CDS encoding glutamine synthetase III, with amino-acid sequence MTPRQHGAVNPMTAKSKSRSAAPARPKVSDYYGCNVFGLETMKLLLPKETFRKVQEAAAKGERLDLDSANAVASAMKTWAIQKGATHYCHWFQPLTGATAEKHDAFIDPTGHGKVLETFTGAMLTQAEPDASSFPSGGLRVTFEARGYTAWDPTSPAFILEGETGSTLCIPTCFVSYTGHALDTKTPLLRSITALNNAALGVLSLFSSDAKKVVATLGAEQEYFLIDKEYYDARPDLLLAGRTLFGASSPKGQQLEDHYFGAIKDRVLSFMTDFESECFKLGIPLKTRHNEVAPHQFECAPVFEEANVAVDHNQLVMDIMKRVAERHGLAALTYEKPFAGVNGSGKHNNWSLGTDTGKNLLSPGATPHENLQFLTFLVSIIKAVHTHGLLLRAAIASSGNDHRLGANEAPPAIMSIFLGAQLTSVLNDLEKGVTSKGTDPQWISLGIDHIPAVIKDNTDRNRTSPFAFTGNKFEFRAVGASANNAIPMSTLNTIVAGQLIATKKDIDAALKKGKTLKEAVTSVLRQYYAESKAVCFEGNNYSEEWVKEAEKRGLPNQKTTPAALKGFALKKSVALFAKLGVLTEEETHSRYHILLEKYAKDIDIEAKLILEMTGTLFVPAVVEYQNELSKTLASLSSNGINAPAQASLLRSISEKVERALTGVDDLQAALAKADAEADVEKKALAYCEKVKPYFDKIRVEVDGLELLMPAATWPLPKYREMLFLM